From Callithrix jacchus isolate 240 chromosome 3, calJac240_pri, whole genome shotgun sequence, a single genomic window includes:
- the LOC144581835 gene encoding uncharacterized protein LOC144581835: MQTQPGARSRSREGGNERHVSLGLSSSGVSNGKASSGGGRLEHWAGARTRAGARGRKGRFLGNGPSLARDPLRACSGRMRLRPSRCRLLPVTSVPPSVGEAQPHHLGFPGRGWPAGETEAWDPDGRLHCAHSSRNRRPRPPTQRGSPAQPGVGRGPVADSPLGSACLKSAERVAPHLQTQSPRLRASSSP; this comes from the coding sequence ATGCAGACGCAGCCGGGGGCGCGCTCGCGCTCCCGGGAGGGCGGGAACGAGCGGCACGTCTCCTTGGGTCTCTCATCGTCGGGGGTTTCAAATGGAAAGGCCAGTAGTGGCGGGGGTCGACTGGAGCACTGGGCGGGCGCGCGCACTAGGGCGGGCGCGCGCGGGAGAAAGGGACGGTTCCTGGGCAACGGCCCCTCCCTGGCGCGGGATCCGCTCAGAGCCTGCTCGGGTCGCATGCGTCTCCGCCCCTCGCGGTGCCGCCTCCTTCCTGTCACCTCCGTTCCGCCCTCGGTCGGAGAAGCCCAGCCTCACCACTTGGGGTTCCCAGGGCGGGGCTGGCCcgcaggggaaactgaggcctgggacCCCGACGGGCGCCTGCACTGTGCGCATTCGAGTCGAAATAGGCGCCCGAGACCCCCAACGCAACGCGGGAGCCCGGCCCAGCCCGGGGTCGGGAGGGGTCCTGTGGCGGACTCGCCTCTGGGCTCTGCCTGCTTGAAGTCCGCGGAGCGCGTTGCCCCGCACCTCCAGACCCAGAGTCCCCGACTTAGGGCCTCCTCGTCGCCCTAG